From Cydia strobilella chromosome 4, ilCydStro3.1, whole genome shotgun sequence, the proteins below share one genomic window:
- the LOC134741049 gene encoding exonuclease mut-7 homolog, whose product MDINQLVSKNQSIKIVPSIEETLQNQGLDVDLDDITILWLRQLKETWKTWKRSPTIEHHIELFFNSRADAFRVALVFVIKCEDSKDCKTKTLPYFIIEILHKWSRADNLVPEDCLKLPAFHIAIRQRNQSFLSLMAKTYQLSTMKETILPIVRSMITNDNCKQACQVVIALELFDDISVQELLFPLILQDKSNIIDEYLSECPAQVAPLLQFLDMLLDKNFSIREYVQNYIEEHNICNIKYDKIHYKPLGKLVARLCNKFKVPIETCKNLSKNRTTGGLRYLIHQKYEENNLSTAVWDDLIKDSLRQNTDSAHEFIDMLVAYDKNEALKWASYLNLQENLLPAVLREMTIQSDEAEPENWDTDVKSETTHQEYYKFTLPLEQIIMIDTAEKFYDLMVNDLAGCSLVSIDCEWKPSFGAKQSQVGLIQIATDRNVYLIDSIILNQKQYSSFWHTFYKSLLDNAEIVKIGFGLEQDLREMKASIIGLNNMKLKGEGLLDICILWKNLISCGLVLPSNSDSAGNSLSSLVQSCFGLPLQKSEQCSNWELRPLRDTQIQYAALDAHVLIQIYYFLQQKCLEQRIDFDEICNEVTLERKKKCSKKFKVVEKTQIFVPLKSVNDVKLFIEPELSNLMTYLRYCGIDTMLIPPTLLWHDVINLAISEDRLVVTAKYKCTPFEEFPQSCIFDAGKGSVKEQLQMLLTNCNVGIKQNDILSRCLLCNGKTLKNLAVDEVYKICNEYQTSQAIQVNNKAYAKDYDEDEEFYDRFNSDSDCDEDSFQPMHKPVLKATCLTSKGVPVEISNVEQLSSSGKPAVLCELCGKLFWDEDECLKPVSELVLSITKLSI is encoded by the coding sequence ATGGATATAAATCAGCTTGTCAGCAAAAATCAGTCCATTAAGATAGTTCCGTCGATAGAAGAAACTCTACAAAACCAAGGACTTGATGTAGATTTGGACGATATTACAATATTATGGTTGCGTCAATTGAAAGAAACTTGGAAAACGTGGAAGAGGAGTCCTACCATTGAGCACCATATCGAATTATTTTTCAACTCCAGGGCCGATGCTTTTCGCGTAGCCCTGGTCTTCGTAATAAAATGCGAAGATTCAAAAGATTGTAAGACAAAAACATTaccctattttattattgagATTTTACATAAATGGTCAAGAGCAGACAATTTAGTACCTGAGGACTGTCTAAAACTGCCTGCATTTCACATAGCCATCAGGCAAAGGAACCAGAGCTTTCTGAGTCTTATGGCTAAAACATATCAATTATCAACCATGAAAGAAACCATTTTGCCAATTGTAAGGTCAATGATCACAAATGATAATTGCAAGCAAGCATGTCAAGTTGTCATAGCACTTGAATTATTTGACGATATATCAGTACAAGAATTACTATTCCCATTGATTCTGCAAGACAAATCCAATATTATTGATGAATATCTTTCAGAGTGCCCTGCTCAAGTTGCACCACTTCTTCAATTTTTGGATATGCTACTTGACAAAAATTTTAGCATTCGTGAATAtgttcaaaattatattgaagaaCATAACATTTGTAAcatcaaatatgataaaatacaCTATAAGCCATTGGGCAAGTTGGTGGCAAGATTGTGCAATAAATTCAAGGTTCCAATTGAAACTTGCAAAAATCTTAGTAAAAATCGAACAACTGGAGGTCTGAGGTATTTAATTCACCAaaaatatgaagaaaataatttaagcaCAGCGGTCTGGGATGATTTAATCAAAGATTCACTTCGACAGAACACTGACTCAGCACACGAGTTCATTGATATGCTTGTGGCATATGACAAGAATGAAGCTCTTAAATGGGCATCATATTTGAACTTACAAGAGAATCTGTTGCCAGCTGTCTTAAGGGAAATGACTATTCAAAGTGATGAGGCAGAACCTGAGAACTGGGACACAGATGTCAAGAGTGAGACTACTCATCAGGagtattataagtttactttgcCTCTAGAGCAAATCATTATGATAGATACAGCGGAAAAGTTTTACGACCTGATGGTGAACGATTTAGCAGGATGTAGTCTAGTAAGTATTGATTGTGAATGGAAACCATCATTTGGTGCGAAACAATCTCAAGTAGGGCTTATCCAGATAGCAACTGATAGAAATGTGTACCTTATAGATAGTATCATACTCAATCAAAAGCAATATTCCAGCTTTTGGCACACTTTTTACAAATCTCTCTTGGACAATGCTGAAATAGTCAAGATCGGTTTTGGTCTTGAACAAGATTTGAGGGAAATGAAGGCATCAATTATTGGTTTGAATAACATGAAGCTAAAAGGAGAAGGGCTGCTggatatttgtatattatggaAGAACCTTATAAGTTGCGGATTAGTTTTGCCAAGCAACAGTGACAGTGCTGGCAACAGCCTGAGTTCTCTAGTCCAATCATGCTTTGGCTTGCCGCTTCAGAAATCAGAGCAGTGCTCTAATTGGGAATTACGACCATTGCGGGACACACAGATCCAATATGCCGCTCTGGATGCCCATGTCCTAATCCAGATATATTATTTCCTTCAGCAAAAATGTTTGGAACAGAGAATAGATTTTGACGAAATATGCAATGAAGTAACActggaaagaaagaaaaagtgtTCAAAGAAATTTAAAGTTGTAGAAAAaactcaaatttttgttccattAAAGTCAGTTAATGATGTAAAACTGTTCATTGAACCTGAATTGTCAAACTTAATGACATATTTAAGGTATTGTGGAATAGACACTATGCTGATTCCACCTACTTTATTATGGCATGATGTTATAAATTTAGCTATAAGTGAAGATCGTTTGGTTGTTACAGCTAAGTATAAGTGCACTCCTTTTGAGGAATTTCCACAAAGCTGTATATTTGATGCAGGTAAAGGTAGTGTTAAAGAGCAACTTCAAATGCTCCTTACTAATTGTAATGTAGGCATTAAGCAGAATGATATACTTAGTCGTTGTTTGTTATGTAATGGCAAAACTTTGAAGAATCTGGCAGTTGATGAGGTATATAAAATTTGTAATGAGTATCAAACTTCACAGGCTATCCAAGTTAACAATAAGGCATATGCCAAAGATTATGATGAGGACGAAGAGTTTTATGATAGATTTAATAGTGATTCCGATTGTGATGAAGATTCCTTTCAACCAATGCATAAGCCGGTGCTGAAGGCAACTTGTCTCACTAGCAAGGGTGTGCCTGTTGAAATAAGTAATGTTGAACAACTTTCATCCTCTGGAAAACCTGCAGTATTGTGTGAGCTATGTGGCAAGTTATTTTGGGATGAAGATGAATGTTTAAAACCTGTCAGTGAACTAGTTTTAAGCATCACAAAACTCAGCATCTGA
- the LOC134741056 gene encoding geranylgeranyl transferase type-2 subunit alpha, translating to MHGRVKVRTSEEEKARKEKERQEKLKVFKHAMHKIQFKRKQNELDKELLDLTGKVLSSNPDVYTLWNIRREIIIQFRQSGECEDLSKLYDDELQLTEYCLKINPKSYCAWHQREWVLTTRSDPDWQRELDVCNKYLKFDERNFHTWDYRRFVVSQCKPSLKEEFDFTTEKIHDNFSNYSAWHYRSKMLVELYPDLEGGRPIEDGHHKHELKLVQSAAFTDPDDTSAWFYQRWLLGAVKTTISLVVCTVKPSKSSVAFSNHVPLDMVRSSTNLYINNTLLEGEWVSCTGNQYDLLWILKHNREITDDLDIKVEYEVDVKQIIKCVKADTCEYIGKNEISFQKQYSKPVIEELNNQLVACRQLLEMEPDNKWTLLTTTVFLYCINAELYHDEAIKKLHELKKIDKLRSGYYDDLITKWSIEAKLLCDYKTNDNKCEVKFHNKITSLPYLQYYSYCKVVDLSNQSLTSNILPSLVVLQHCKILNLANNQLTTLKGFPTLDLKELHLEGNDDLDKNEELLSLIKKNCNCEIFI from the exons AGAAAACAAAATGAGCTGGATAAAGAACTACTTGACCTCACAGGAAAAGTTTTGTCCTCAAACCCTGACGTTTACACACTATGGAATATAAGGAGAGagattattatacaatttag gcAAAGTGGGGAGTGTGAAGATTTATCCAAACTATATGACGATGAGCTGCAACTAACTGAGTACTGTTTGAAAATAAATCCAAAGTCATACTGTGCATGGCACCAAAGAGAATGGGTGCTCACTACTAGGTCTGATCCAGATTGGCAAAGGGAGTTAGATGTTTGTAATAAATATCTAAAGTTTGATGAAAGAAatt TTCACACTTGGGATTATAGAAGATTCGTAGTGTCTCAATGCAAGCCGTCACTAAAAGAAGAATTTGATTTTACAACTGAGAAAATACATGACAATTTTTCAAACTATTCGGCCTGGCACTACAGGAGTAAGATGTTAGTTGAATTGTATCCTGATTTGGAAG GTGGGAGACCCATTGAAGATGGCCACCACAAGCATGAATTGAAACTAGTTCAAAGTGCAGCTTTTACTGATCCTGATGATACTAGTGCTTGGTTCTATCAGAGGTGGTTATTAG GTGCAGTAAAAACAACAATAAGTCTGGTTGTCTGCACTGTGAAGCCGTCGAAGTCTTCCGTAGCGTTCAGCAACCATGTGCCCTTAGACATGGTGAGATCTAGTACCAACTTATACATCAACAACACTCTTTTGGAAGGCGAATGGGTGTCTTGTACCGGCAATCAGTACGATCTTTTATGGATACTCAAACATAATAGAGAAATCACTGATGATTTGGATATTAAA GTAGAATATGAAGTGGacgtaaaacaaataataaaatgcgTTAAAGCCGATACATGTGAATACATCGGTAAAAACGAAATCAGCTTTCAGAAGCAGTATTCTAAACCTGTGATTGAAGAGCTGAACAACCAACTCGTAGCATGTCGCCAACTGCTGGAGATGGAGCCGGATAATAAAT gGACCCTTCTGACCACCACAGTTTTCCTTTATTGTATTAACGCTGAACTCTACCATGATGAAGCTATCAAAAAGCTTCACGAACTGAAGAAAATAGACAAGCTACGATCTGGTTATTATGACGATTTGATTACGAAATGGAGTATCGAAGCAAAACTATTGTGTGATTACAAAACGAATGACAATAAGTGTGAAGTGAAGTTTCATAATAAGATAACAAGCTTGCCGTATCTCCAGTATTACAGTTATTGCAAAGTTGTGGATTTGTCTAATCAGAGTCTGACATCTAATATTTTACCATCGCTAGTGGTTCTTCAACATTGTAAG ATACTAAATTTAGCTAACAACCAATTGACAACACTAAAAGGTTTCCCGACCCTGGATTTGAAGGAGCTGCATTTAGAAGGCAATGACGATTTGGATAAAAATGAAGAGCTTCTTAGTTTAATCAAGAAAAACTGCAACTGcgagatatttatttaa